A portion of the Cyanobium sp. PCC 7001 genome contains these proteins:
- a CDS encoding HAD-IC family P-type ATPase: protein MPPAPPIAAAGASTAHRGAGLGWLEPTNVLLLACALIYGLIGEWVDGAILLVFVLGISLLDAVQQRRSSRALAELARLSAPRAHVRRDGRELDLPAEQVRVGDRLRLEEGDRVAADASLVEAVGLWLDESLLTGESLPVARSSPGERILAGSLVAGGRGWAEVVAVADATELGRLGSSLATVQPPPTRLQRQTRRLTARLTVLALGLCAVLAVVQGASSGSWPQALLAALALALALLPNEIPVVLALFLALGALRLARIGVLARWPAAVESLGSATVLAVDKTGTLTENRMGVHQLLTWPQQQVWRAGEVLREPFHPLVELAVLASRGDPVDAMERAIQRLAGEALAGTEHLHPDWPLEREYPLQSDLLVFSRLWQDGQGGLRLAAKGAPEAIADLCHLEAGPAAALLAAADGLARQGLRVLAVARGLDGVPLHGGERPAGGDALPDHVHGYLFEPVGLVGLADPLRSDVPAAIATAQAAGVRVVMITGDSPVTARSIADQAGLPPGPVLSGPELEALTPGALARSIREVPVFARVMPRQKLQLVRALQAAGEVVAMTGDGVNDAPALKAADIGVAMGRRGTAVAREAADLVLLRDTFGDLVAALELGRRVEANLHRALGYTLAIHLPIAGLSLLPLLLPGHPLLLLPVHIALLHLVIDPACTVVFEALPAAPGLMRQPPRPPEAPLFGTGTWRRSLAQGAVLLAAALVLAFWPESSVETHRSLVFSLLLLGGGGLVWLNGDRRSPITAAGAGLGLGLWLLVTVPWIRQGLSLAPLLPGQVVTVLCSSLLALGLAGVFSAGVPIQRPGRPCP, encoded by the coding sequence ATGCCGCCAGCGCCGCCGATCGCCGCCGCCGGCGCTTCCACAGCCCACCGGGGCGCCGGCCTGGGCTGGCTCGAGCCCACCAACGTGCTGCTGCTGGCCTGTGCCCTGATCTACGGCCTGATCGGGGAATGGGTGGATGGCGCCATCCTGCTGGTGTTCGTGCTGGGCATCAGCCTCCTCGATGCCGTGCAGCAGCGGCGCAGCAGCCGGGCCCTGGCGGAGCTGGCCCGCCTGTCCGCACCCCGGGCCCACGTGCGGCGCGACGGCCGGGAGCTGGACCTGCCGGCCGAGCAGGTGCGGGTGGGTGACCGGCTGCGCCTGGAGGAAGGCGACCGGGTGGCGGCTGACGCCTCCCTTGTGGAAGCGGTGGGTCTGTGGCTGGACGAATCCCTGCTCACCGGTGAATCCCTGCCGGTGGCCCGCTCCAGCCCCGGGGAGCGGATCCTGGCGGGCTCGCTGGTGGCCGGCGGCCGGGGCTGGGCGGAGGTGGTGGCCGTGGCCGACGCCACCGAACTGGGCCGGCTCGGCAGCAGCCTGGCCACCGTGCAGCCGCCTCCCACCCGGCTGCAGCGCCAGACCCGCCGCCTCACCGCGCGCCTCACCGTGCTGGCCCTGGGGCTCTGCGCGGTGTTGGCCGTGGTGCAGGGGGCCAGCAGCGGCTCCTGGCCCCAGGCCCTGCTGGCGGCCCTGGCCCTGGCCCTGGCGCTGCTGCCCAACGAAATCCCCGTGGTGCTGGCCCTGTTCCTGGCCCTCGGAGCCCTGCGCCTGGCCCGGATCGGGGTGCTGGCCCGCTGGCCCGCGGCGGTGGAGAGCCTGGGCAGCGCCACGGTGCTCGCCGTGGACAAGACCGGCACCCTCACCGAGAACCGCATGGGGGTGCATCAGTTGCTCACCTGGCCGCAGCAGCAGGTGTGGCGGGCGGGGGAGGTCCTTCGGGAGCCCTTTCATCCCCTGGTGGAACTGGCGGTGCTGGCCAGTCGCGGCGATCCGGTGGATGCGATGGAACGGGCGATCCAGCGCCTCGCCGGCGAGGCGCTCGCCGGCACCGAGCACCTCCATCCCGACTGGCCCCTGGAGCGTGAGTACCCGCTGCAGAGCGATCTGCTGGTGTTCTCCCGGCTCTGGCAGGACGGGCAGGGGGGCCTGCGGCTGGCCGCCAAGGGAGCGCCCGAGGCGATCGCCGATCTGTGCCACCTCGAAGCCGGCCCCGCCGCCGCCCTGCTCGCCGCCGCCGATGGCCTCGCCCGCCAGGGGCTGCGGGTGCTGGCCGTGGCCCGCGGACTCGATGGCGTGCCGCTGCACGGGGGAGAGCGGCCGGCCGGCGGCGATGCCCTGCCGGATCACGTGCACGGCTACCTGTTCGAGCCTGTGGGGTTGGTGGGCCTGGCGGACCCCCTGCGCTCCGACGTGCCGGCGGCGATCGCCACGGCGCAGGCCGCCGGGGTGCGGGTGGTGATGATCACCGGGGACAGCCCGGTGACCGCCCGCTCGATCGCCGATCAGGCGGGGCTGCCGCCGGGACCGGTGCTCTCCGGCCCCGAACTGGAGGCCCTCACCCCCGGGGCGCTGGCGCGCTCGATCCGGGAGGTGCCGGTGTTCGCCCGGGTGATGCCCCGGCAGAAGCTGCAGCTGGTGCGGGCGCTCCAGGCCGCCGGGGAGGTGGTGGCGATGACCGGCGATGGCGTCAATGACGCCCCGGCCCTCAAGGCCGCCGACATCGGCGTGGCCATGGGTCGGCGCGGCACCGCCGTGGCCCGGGAGGCCGCCGATCTGGTGCTGCTGCGCGACACCTTCGGCGATCTGGTGGCTGCGCTGGAACTGGGCCGGCGCGTGGAGGCCAACCTGCACCGGGCGCTGGGCTACACCCTGGCCATCCATCTGCCGATCGCGGGGCTCAGCCTCCTGCCCCTGCTGCTGCCCGGCCATCCCCTGCTCCTGCTGCCGGTGCACATCGCCCTGCTGCATCTGGTGATCGATCCGGCATGCACGGTGGTGTTCGAAGCCCTGCCGGCAGCACCGGGCCTGATGCGTCAGCCCCCCCGCCCACCGGAGGCCCCCCTGTTCGGTACAGGCACCTGGCGCCGCTCCCTCGCCCAGGGAGCCGTGCTGCTGGCGGCCGCCCTGGTGCTGGCCTTCTGGCCGGAGTCGAGCGTGGAAACGCACCGCAGCCTGGTGTTCTCCCTGCTGCTGCTCGGTGGCGGGGGCCTGGTGTGGCTGAACGGGGATCGCCGCAGCCCCATCACCGCCGCCGGCGCCGGCCTCGGCCTGGGGCTGTGGCTGCTGGTGACCGTCCCCTGGATCCGGCAGGGCCTCAGCCTGGCCCCGTTGCTGCCGGGCCAGGTGGTTACGGTGCTGTGCAGCTCCCTGCTGGCCCTGGGGCTGGCGGGTGTGTTCAGCGCCGGGGTGCCCATCCAGCGCCCGGGCCGTCCTTGCCCGTGA
- a CDS encoding sensor domain-containing diguanylate cyclase, translating into MRSTMYPDYPLPADEPDRQRDLERYGVLDSPDDTHFDRLVRLASTVLETPIALISLIDKNRQWFLARHGLDITETPREQAFCAHTITEGEPLVVPDARTDPRFCSNPLVLGEPGVRFYAGAPLASPDGHNLGSLCVIDRQPRRLSAAQVKLLQDLADLVVRELELRRQTSLCPLTGLANRMSFLEQGQRELDRALRDGDPMALLLIDIDQFSTINNRWGHQTGDELLNAVAEVCRSQRRPRDLVGRMRDDAFAILMVDTGQDAALERSEAIRCGIADLQGTLSGGPGLQVSGGLTELSPSDQRIEDLLARAGQALLLAQSSGQPHQIARLVHETMPGPMQSASAEPALLSGQSGHGRRGDDPDPASAP; encoded by the coding sequence GTGAGGAGCACGATGTATCCCGACTACCCCCTGCCTGCAGACGAGCCCGACCGGCAACGGGACCTCGAGCGCTACGGGGTGCTCGACAGCCCCGACGACACCCACTTCGATCGGCTGGTGCGCCTGGCCTCCACTGTGCTGGAGACGCCGATCGCCCTGATCTCCCTGATCGACAAGAACCGCCAGTGGTTCCTGGCCCGCCATGGGCTCGATATCACAGAAACTCCGCGTGAGCAGGCGTTCTGCGCCCACACCATCACTGAGGGCGAACCGCTGGTGGTGCCTGATGCGCGCACCGATCCCCGGTTCTGCAGCAATCCCCTCGTGCTGGGCGAGCCGGGCGTCCGGTTCTATGCCGGCGCTCCGCTGGCCTCTCCTGATGGCCACAACCTGGGCAGCCTCTGTGTGATCGATCGGCAACCGCGCCGGCTGAGTGCGGCCCAGGTGAAGCTGCTGCAGGATCTGGCCGACCTGGTGGTGCGTGAATTGGAGCTTCGCCGGCAGACGAGTCTCTGCCCGCTCACGGGGCTCGCCAACCGGATGAGTTTTCTGGAGCAGGGACAACGCGAGCTGGACCGGGCCCTTCGCGATGGCGACCCCATGGCCCTGCTGCTGATCGACATCGATCAGTTCAGCACCATCAACAACCGCTGGGGCCACCAGACCGGCGACGAACTGCTGAACGCCGTGGCGGAGGTGTGCCGCTCCCAACGGCGGCCGCGGGATCTGGTGGGCCGCATGCGGGACGACGCCTTCGCGATCCTGATGGTCGACACCGGCCAGGACGCCGCCCTGGAGCGCTCCGAAGCGATCCGCTGCGGCATCGCGGATCTTCAGGGCACCCTCAGCGGCGGGCCCGGTCTGCAGGTGAGCGGGGGGCTGACGGAGCTGAGCCCCTCCGATCAGCGCATCGAGGATCTGCTGGCCCGGGCAGGGCAGGCCCTGCTGCTGGCCCAGAGCAGTGGGCAGCCGCATCAGATCGCCCGGCTCGTGCACGAGACCATGCCGGGCCCGATGCAGAGCGCGAGCGCGGAGCCGGCTCTCCTTTCCGGCCAGAGCGGCCATGGGCGGCGGGGTGATGACCCCGACCCGGCATCAGCCCCCTGA
- a CDS encoding TspO/MBR family protein yields MTAALLILLAMAAVVAALNPGREDFAVFLRLRRPAWLTFEPLIPFIWMAIYACFYASALLSWNGSRSGWLMAGYLVLLVLVQSYTWVICRTRNLANGTAVGFAGWVWGVALAVLVASHSQPAWLLLIPYLLWSPVGTFVTWRMQRLNR; encoded by the coding sequence ATGACCGCCGCCCTGCTGATCCTGCTCGCCATGGCCGCCGTGGTGGCCGCCCTTAACCCCGGCCGGGAGGACTTCGCCGTGTTCCTGCGTCTGCGGCGGCCGGCCTGGCTCACCTTCGAGCCGCTGATCCCCTTCATCTGGATGGCGATCTACGCCTGCTTCTACGCCTCGGCCCTGCTGAGCTGGAATGGGAGCCGCAGCGGCTGGCTGATGGCCGGCTACCTGGTGCTGCTGGTGCTGGTGCAGAGCTACACCTGGGTGATCTGCCGCACCCGCAACCTGGCCAACGGCACGGCAGTGGGTTTCGCCGGCTGGGTGTGGGGGGTGGCCCTCGCGGTGCTGGTGGCATCCCACTCCCAGCCGGCCTGGCTGCTGCTGATCCCCTACCTGCTCTGGAGCCCGGTGGGCACCTTCGTGACCTGGCGGATGCAGCGGCTCAACCGCTGA
- a CDS encoding serine hydrolase produces the protein MKPSGLRRALPWPLALGLTLVMASGGSLAAEHTAADQRVAALASSQAGDATATAKDEEAKRLAMALEKLPGLIKAAMARSGVPGLAVVVVHDDATVVLQGYGTRRLGSGLPVDGDTVFQLASLSKPIASTVIASLVGDGIVSWDTPVMDQLPEVVIGGRSLGARVTLRDLLAHRSGLPDHAGDDLEDLGFDRATVLGRLSLLDTGNRFRAAYAYTNFGFTAAGEAAARAAGRSWEDLSAERLYGPLGMTSTSSRHADYLGRSNRADLHQQRNGRWQLSGGRQPDAQAPAGGVSASARDLARWMRLQLNGGSIEGRQLVAAAALGETHRPQMISVPPADPARDPARTYGLGWNVGFTPPDQVRLSHSGAFALGAATAVSLIPSQGLGIAVLTNGSPMGVPEEVIAAFLDLVELGRVQRDYAALLAPVFAQMMQPDYPIVTAAAGAPALPLERYAGTYANAYLGDVTVTLEGDSLVMRLGPERRSAPLTSLGEHRFSYLPVGENAGGPSAVTFRIGAGGRSEAVVIDNLNVEGMGTLQRRDRP, from the coding sequence GTGAAACCATCAGGCCTGCGGCGCGCCCTGCCCTGGCCGCTGGCCCTTGGCCTGACACTGGTGATGGCCTCCGGGGGCTCTCTGGCCGCTGAGCACACCGCAGCAGACCAGCGCGTCGCGGCCCTGGCCAGCAGCCAGGCCGGTGACGCCACGGCAACCGCCAAGGACGAGGAGGCCAAGCGGCTGGCGATGGCCCTGGAGAAGCTGCCGGGCCTGATCAAGGCCGCCATGGCCCGCAGCGGTGTGCCGGGGTTGGCGGTGGTGGTGGTGCACGACGACGCCACCGTGGTGTTGCAGGGCTATGGCACGCGACGGCTCGGCAGCGGGCTGCCGGTGGATGGCGACACGGTGTTCCAGCTCGCCTCCCTCTCCAAGCCGATCGCCTCCACGGTGATCGCCTCCCTGGTGGGCGATGGCATCGTGAGCTGGGACACCCCGGTGATGGACCAGCTGCCGGAGGTGGTGATCGGCGGCCGCAGCCTCGGAGCGCGGGTGACCCTGCGGGATCTGCTCGCCCACCGCAGCGGCCTGCCGGACCATGCGGGCGATGACCTGGAGGACCTGGGCTTCGATCGCGCCACGGTGCTGGGACGCCTGAGCCTGCTGGACACCGGTAACCGTTTCCGGGCGGCCTACGCCTACACCAACTTCGGCTTCACCGCCGCCGGCGAAGCTGCGGCCCGCGCCGCCGGCCGCAGCTGGGAGGACCTCTCGGCCGAGCGGCTCTACGGGCCGCTCGGCATGACCAGCACCAGCTCCCGCCATGCCGACTATCTGGGCAGGAGCAACCGCGCCGATCTGCACCAGCAGCGCAATGGCCGCTGGCAGCTGAGCGGCGGCCGCCAGCCCGATGCCCAGGCGCCGGCGGGCGGGGTGAGCGCCTCGGCCCGGGATCTGGCCCGCTGGATGCGGCTCCAGCTCAACGGCGGCAGCATCGAGGGCCGCCAGCTGGTGGCGGCAGCGGCACTGGGGGAAACCCACCGGCCCCAGATGATCAGCGTGCCCCCGGCCGATCCGGCCCGCGATCCGGCCCGCACCTATGGCCTGGGCTGGAACGTGGGGTTCACGCCCCCCGATCAGGTGCGCCTGAGCCACTCGGGGGCCTTCGCCCTCGGGGCCGCCACGGCCGTGAGCCTCATCCCCTCCCAGGGGCTGGGCATCGCGGTGCTCACCAACGGCAGCCCGATGGGGGTGCCGGAGGAGGTGATCGCGGCGTTCCTCGATCTGGTGGAGCTGGGCCGGGTGCAGCGCGATTACGCCGCCCTGCTGGCCCCCGTCTTTGCGCAGATGATGCAGCCTGACTACCCGATCGTGACGGCCGCAGCGGGTGCACCGGCGCTTCCCCTGGAGCGCTACGCCGGCACCTACGCCAACGCCTACCTCGGGGATGTGACTGTGACCCTGGAAGGGGATTCTCTGGTGATGCGCCTCGGACCCGAGCGGCGCAGCGCCCCGCTCACCTCCCTGGGCGAGCACCGTTTCTCCTACCTGCCTGTGGGGGAGAACGCCGGAGGGCCCAGTGCCGTGACCTTCCGGATCGGCGCCGGCGGCCGCAGCGAGGCGGTGGTGATCGACAACCTCAACGTGGAGGGCATGGGCACCCTGCAGCGACGCGATCGGCCCTGA
- a CDS encoding type III polyketide synthase, which produces MGLILRGLGTAVPERRLSQEQTLDLAPQMAAATLRQQRLLRRIYLRSGVDGRHCVPLLAATNPSTAERMRHYRTEAVPLALQACRRALEDAAIAPDAITHLVTVSCTGFSAPGVDLALIEAVPLRPDVARTHVGFMGCHGALNGLRVAQAFVEADPRACVLLCAVELCSLHLQEGWNPDHIVANALFADGAGAVVAVAARPEAGRLRLRACGSTVVPASADAMAWIIEDHGFSMALSARVPGLIAARLRPWLEAWLAGHGLSLPAIQHWAVHPGGPRILSAVLESAGLEPGRLDGSREVLRQYGNMSSATVLFILQRLLGPAAAPGAPGAGAASGPCLALGFGPGLTVEAALLELP; this is translated from the coding sequence ATGGGTCTGATCCTGCGGGGCCTCGGCACCGCGGTGCCGGAACGGCGGCTGAGCCAGGAGCAGACCCTGGACCTTGCTCCCCAGATGGCGGCCGCCACCCTGCGCCAGCAGCGGCTGCTGCGCCGCATCTACCTGCGCTCCGGTGTGGACGGCCGCCACTGCGTGCCCCTCCTGGCCGCCACCAACCCCTCCACCGCGGAGCGGATGCGCCACTACCGCACTGAAGCGGTGCCCCTCGCCCTGCAGGCCTGCCGCCGGGCGCTGGAGGACGCCGCCATCGCACCGGATGCGATCACCCATCTGGTCACCGTGTCCTGCACAGGGTTTTCGGCCCCGGGAGTGGACCTGGCCCTGATCGAGGCCGTGCCGCTGCGGCCGGATGTGGCTCGCACCCACGTGGGCTTCATGGGCTGCCATGGGGCCCTCAATGGTCTGCGGGTGGCCCAGGCCTTCGTGGAGGCCGATCCCCGGGCCTGCGTGCTGCTCTGCGCCGTGGAGCTGTGCAGCCTCCATCTGCAGGAGGGCTGGAATCCGGACCACATCGTGGCCAATGCCCTCTTCGCCGATGGGGCGGGTGCCGTGGTGGCGGTGGCCGCCCGACCGGAGGCCGGGCGCCTGCGCCTGCGGGCCTGTGGGTCCACCGTGGTGCCGGCCAGCGCCGATGCGATGGCGTGGATCATCGAGGACCACGGCTTTTCCATGGCCCTCTCGGCCCGGGTGCCCGGGCTGATCGCGGCCCGGCTGCGCCCCTGGCTCGAGGCCTGGCTGGCCGGCCACGGCCTGAGCCTCCCAGCCATTCAGCACTGGGCCGTGCATCCCGGGGGACCCCGCATTCTTTCCGCGGTGCTGGAGAGCGCCGGACTGGAGCCCGGCCGGCTGGATGGCTCCCGGGAGGTTCTCCGGCAGTACGGAAACATGTCCTCAGCCACCGTGCTGTTCATCCTCCAGCGGCTCCTGGGCCCTGCCGCGGCGCCGGGCGCGCCGGGTGCCGGTGCGGCTTCCGGCCCATGCCTGGCGCTCGGATTCGGCCCAGGCCTCACCGTGGAAGCGGCGTTGCTCGAGCTGCCGTGA
- a CDS encoding TIGR01458 family HAD-type hydrolase, which produces MLPAALFLDLNGVLYDQPGTPLPGAVTTVSWARQRGLPLRFVTNTATRHHHRILRDLAALGVRVEPGELFTAPLAARAWIRERGLTPHCLVHPAIRSVFADLEGQSPDCVLLGDARGELTYAALNRAFRLLLDGAPLIGLGMNRRFREGGQWMLDAGAFIQGLAWAAEVEPVVMGKPSAAFFAQLVADVGLPAEQCLMVGDDAEADVAAALVAGLRGCLVRTGKYRPGDERRCAPQALVIPSLAELPGALERG; this is translated from the coding sequence ATGCTTCCTGCCGCCCTGTTCCTCGACCTCAACGGTGTGCTCTACGACCAGCCCGGCACTCCCTTGCCGGGGGCCGTGACCACGGTGAGCTGGGCTCGGCAGCGAGGGCTGCCGCTGCGGTTCGTGACCAACACGGCCACCCGCCACCACCACCGGATCCTGCGGGACCTGGCGGCCCTCGGCGTCCGGGTGGAGCCGGGCGAACTGTTCACCGCCCCCCTGGCGGCCCGGGCCTGGATCCGGGAGCGGGGGCTCACGCCCCACTGCCTGGTGCATCCGGCGATCCGCAGCGTGTTCGCGGATCTCGAGGGCCAGAGCCCGGACTGCGTGCTGCTGGGGGACGCCCGCGGGGAGCTCACCTACGCCGCCCTGAACCGGGCCTTCCGGCTCCTGCTGGACGGTGCTCCCCTGATCGGTCTGGGCATGAACCGCCGCTTCCGCGAGGGTGGGCAGTGGATGTTGGATGCGGGGGCGTTCATTCAGGGCCTCGCCTGGGCGGCGGAGGTGGAGCCGGTCGTGATGGGGAAGCCCTCGGCCGCGTTCTTCGCCCAGCTGGTGGCGGATGTGGGGCTGCCGGCGGAGCAGTGCCTGATGGTGGGGGACGACGCGGAAGCCGATGTGGCCGCGGCCCTGGTGGCGGGGCTGCGCGGCTGTCTGGTGCGCACGGGGAAGTACCGGCCGGGAGACGAGCGCCGATGCGCGCCACAGGCTCTGGTGATCCCCAGCCTTGCCGAGCTGCCCGGAGCGCTGGAGCGCGGCTGA
- a CDS encoding PAP/fibrillin family protein: METPDRQQLLTLLREQPRGRANRHDQAVRQAFAALEASQPADLSADGAAELLEGVWELRWSSSRQPYLQATPWLENLQLLAPSLGRAMNLLRAAGPLGPLGGIALEARITIATAQRVEVRFQRGGWLGPPIGPERLRLLRQVSAATPAWLDITVLDQELRLCRGNAGTLFALLRRDDLRVEDLLPPAA, encoded by the coding sequence ATGGAGACCCCTGATCGCCAGCAGCTGCTCACCCTGCTGCGGGAGCAGCCCCGAGGCCGTGCCAACCGTCACGACCAGGCCGTGCGGCAGGCGTTCGCGGCCCTGGAAGCCTCCCAGCCCGCCGATCTCAGCGCCGATGGGGCTGCGGAGCTGCTGGAGGGGGTGTGGGAGCTGCGCTGGAGCAGCAGCCGCCAGCCCTATCTGCAGGCCACCCCCTGGCTGGAGAACCTGCAGCTGCTGGCTCCATCCCTGGGCCGGGCCATGAATCTGCTGCGGGCCGCTGGACCGCTGGGGCCGCTCGGAGGCATCGCCCTGGAGGCCCGGATCACGATCGCCACGGCCCAGCGGGTGGAGGTGCGCTTCCAGCGGGGCGGCTGGCTCGGGCCCCCGATCGGCCCGGAGCGGCTGCGGCTGTTGCGGCAGGTCAGCGCCGCCACCCCGGCCTGGCTCGACATCACCGTGCTCGATCAGGAGCTGCGCCTCTGCCGCGGCAATGCCGGCACGCTCTTCGCCCTGTTGCGGCGCGATGATCTCCGCGTCGAGGACCTCCTGCCGCCTGCTGCTTGA
- a CDS encoding SulP family inorganic anion transporter: MAPKAGRILNHIGRHNIRGDFFGGLTAAVIALPMALAFGVASGAGAAAGLWSAAIIGLVTALFGGTPALISEPTGPMTVVFTAVLASLTTRLDNPAEALAVAFTVVMLSGVFQILYGVFRLGRYITQMPYTVISGFMSGIGTILIVLQIGPLLGQAPPPGGVLGTLQNVPQLLQGIRPMESALALITLVVLWFTPERVKRLIPSQLFALIVGTILSLVAFQGVELRRIGAISSSLPQLTLPSLSPEVLQLVLINAALLGMLGSIDCLLTCLVSDSLTRTEHKSNKELVGQGVANIAAGLFGALPGSGATTATVVNIQAGGRTGLSGVLRAVILALLILAGSGLAAQIPLAVLAAIVFKVGIDIVDWGFLARVPQLSGKGALITYVVIALTVLVDLMVAVGVGIFIANIITIDKMSAMQTRGVRLVSTGDDAGELSDPERELLNAGAGQVLLFQLNGSMIFGVAKAINREHNAIGDCKAVIFDLSEVVHLGLTAALAIENAVEEAVEAGRNVYVVGARGTTLRRLEQLKLYEQLPRDHIDLTRHQALIHAVGTLA, from the coding sequence ATGGCACCCAAGGCCGGCCGGATCCTGAACCACATCGGCCGCCACAACATCCGCGGGGATTTCTTCGGAGGGCTCACCGCCGCCGTGATCGCGCTGCCGATGGCGCTGGCCTTCGGTGTGGCCTCCGGCGCAGGAGCGGCGGCGGGTCTGTGGTCAGCGGCGATCATCGGCCTGGTCACGGCGCTGTTCGGCGGCACGCCGGCTCTGATCTCCGAACCCACCGGCCCGATGACGGTGGTGTTCACCGCCGTGCTGGCCAGCCTCACCACCCGGTTGGACAACCCCGCCGAAGCCCTGGCGGTGGCTTTCACCGTGGTGATGCTCTCGGGGGTGTTCCAGATCCTCTACGGGGTGTTCCGGCTGGGCCGTTACATCACCCAGATGCCGTACACGGTGATCTCGGGCTTCATGAGCGGCATCGGCACCATCCTGATCGTGCTGCAGATCGGCCCCCTGCTGGGCCAGGCGCCACCCCCCGGCGGAGTGCTCGGCACGCTCCAGAACGTGCCCCAGTTGCTGCAGGGGATCCGGCCGATGGAATCGGCCCTGGCCCTGATCACCCTGGTGGTGCTGTGGTTCACACCGGAACGGGTCAAGCGGCTCATCCCTTCGCAGCTCTTCGCCCTGATCGTGGGCACGATCCTGTCCCTGGTGGCCTTTCAGGGTGTGGAGCTGCGCCGCATCGGTGCCATCTCCAGCAGCCTGCCCCAGCTCACCCTGCCCTCCCTCTCGCCGGAGGTGCTGCAGCTGGTGCTGATCAATGCGGCCCTGCTGGGCATGCTCGGCTCGATCGACTGTCTGCTCACCTGTCTGGTGTCCGACAGCCTCACCCGCACCGAGCACAAGTCGAACAAGGAGCTGGTGGGCCAGGGGGTGGCCAACATCGCCGCCGGTCTGTTCGGTGCCCTGCCCGGATCCGGCGCCACCACCGCCACCGTGGTGAACATCCAGGCGGGGGGGCGCACCGGGCTCTCCGGGGTGCTGCGGGCGGTGATCCTGGCCCTGCTGATCCTGGCCGGGTCAGGGCTGGCGGCCCAGATCCCCCTCGCCGTGCTGGCGGCGATCGTGTTCAAGGTGGGCATCGACATCGTGGACTGGGGCTTCCTGGCGCGGGTGCCCCAGCTCTCCGGCAAAGGGGCCCTGATTACCTACGTGGTGATCGCGCTCACGGTGCTGGTGGATCTGATGGTGGCCGTGGGGGTGGGCATCTTCATCGCCAACATCATCACGATCGACAAGATGAGCGCGATGCAGACCCGGGGCGTGCGGCTGGTGAGCACCGGCGACGACGCGGGGGAACTCAGTGATCCGGAGCGGGAGCTCCTCAATGCCGGCGCCGGCCAGGTGCTGCTGTTCCAGCTCAACGGCTCGATGATCTTCGGGGTGGCCAAGGCGATCAACCGGGAGCACAACGCCATCGGCGACTGCAAGGCGGTGATCTTCGATCTCAGCGAAGTGGTGCATCTGGGCCTCACGGCGGCCCTGGCGATCGAGAACGCCGTGGAGGAAGCGGTGGAAGCCGGCCGCAACGTCTATGTGGTGGGGGCCCGGGGCACCACCCTGCGGCGGCTGGAGCAGCTCAAGCTCTACGAACAGCTGCCGCGCGATCACATCGACCTCACCCGGCACCAGGCCCTGATCCATGCCGTGGGTACCCTGGCCTGA
- a CDS encoding cupin domain-containing protein, with the protein MELHVDRTQRVALDTNALAWTPSPLPGVERRMLERLGGEVARATSIVRYAPGSRFDRHTHGGGEEILVLEGTFSDEQGDHPAGTYLRNPVGSSHAPFSRAGCTLLVKLHQMHPADQQQLAIDTTRGTWVPGLVPGLSVMPLHAFGSEHVALVRWAPGTVFQPHGHPGGEEILVLEGVFQDDQGTYPAGSWLRNPPGSAHRPWSEAGCTIWVKTGHLPDTLPAVLIR; encoded by the coding sequence ATGGAGCTCCACGTCGATCGAACCCAGCGCGTGGCGCTTGACACCAACGCCCTGGCCTGGACCCCTTCACCGCTGCCCGGGGTGGAGCGGCGCATGCTCGAACGCCTCGGTGGGGAAGTGGCCCGCGCCACCTCGATCGTGCGCTACGCCCCGGGCAGCCGGTTTGATCGGCACACCCATGGCGGCGGCGAGGAGATCCTGGTGCTGGAGGGCACCTTCTCCGACGAGCAGGGGGACCATCCGGCCGGCACCTACCTGCGCAACCCGGTCGGCAGTTCCCATGCCCCGTTCAGCAGGGCGGGCTGCACGCTCCTGGTGAAGCTGCACCAGATGCACCCCGCCGATCAGCAGCAGCTGGCGATCGACACCACGCGGGGCACCTGGGTGCCGGGGCTGGTGCCCGGCCTGAGTGTGATGCCCCTGCATGCCTTCGGTTCGGAGCATGTGGCCCTGGTGCGCTGGGCGCCCGGCACCGTGTTCCAGCCCCATGGCCACCCCGGCGGCGAGGAGATCCTGGTGCTGGAAGGGGTGTTTCAGGATGACCAGGGCACCTATCCGGCCGGCAGCTGGCTGCGCAATCCCCCCGGCAGTGCCCACCGCCCGTGGAGTGAGGCGGGCTGCACCATCTGGGTGAAGACCGGCCACCTGCCCGACACCCTGCCAGCGGTGCTCATTCGCTGA